AACATATACTCATAATTACAAAGCTGAAATAAGAtcatttgctttatttctttaaaaattgctTGAACTGATGAATCAATTGTCAAAATCATTGGTGGTTCATTTAGTAGTTGACACCTGATTGAGTAGTTGTTGCAGCTCAAGAGTCTGTTttgatgcaaatatttttaataaatgtggAGTTTACTGGGAAAGGGAGAGaaacacatttatatttagtaaaatagtaaaagtACAGCAGGAGAGAGAATGCAAGGTTGCAGCCCAGTGAGGCTGTTGGACCCTGAATGGAGGATAGTGATGACTCGTAACGGGAACACAGAGGCCTTGAGAAACTGTTGAGTCAGATTTCCCAGAGAGCAGCGTATTGGCAGCTTCTTCCTGCCTGAGTCCCTACAGGGCAAACTCTGATAAGGATTCCTCTCAACAGATAGAATGTCAGCACTTTCACtttggctggaaatgactgtgACTTCGGTGCACCTGATTGCTCTATCAGTGTTTATTATTCTGCACTTGAAAATCATCTGTTCGGTTGTTGCTGATAATGCATAGTGTCACGTTAAAGATTTTCTGTACTGGTCACAGACTAACTGCTGGAATGTTTTTAAACACGAGAGCTGCAGTCTTCCTTCATATAACGTTGAAATGTTTTGGTTCTAGTTGTGCTAATCGGAGACTCCGGAGTGGGGAAGAGTAACCTGCTGTCCCGTTTCACAAGAAATGAGTTCAACCTGGAGAGTAAGAGCACCATCGGGGTGGAGTTTGCCACCCGCAGCATCCAGGTGGACGGCAAGACGATAAAAGCTCAAATCTGGGACACAGCTGGACAGGAGCGTTACAGAGCCATCACCTCAGCGtgagtttgtgttgttgtgtgcaGAATTTATTAGTGTTGTGACAACTGTAACGTTTACACACTTAGATATATATGCCTCTACGCTAAAAGTAGCAGCTGTTTGAGCCCTTAAAGATGCTGAAggttttacagacatttgtcaacttcctttattttgtgtttgtgtgtgtgggtcaaTCCATGTCAGCTCGATTAGGGGAGGTCAGTTGCTTTATAATTTCAGAATCTGAAATGTTTATTTGGTTAAATAGATTAAACATTTTAGCATGAAGGCAACATGGAAGCATATTGAAAGTTTGCACTCAAGTAGATGATGCTTCCATCTCTCACTATCCCAAATTTCATGAACCTACCCATGATTTAAGACGTCCACCTGGCCTTATGGAAATTAGTGTCAACATTTGTACTCGCATATGAAAGCTTGGTGATGCCATTCAGATAGTATTCTGACAGTATCTTTGATCATGTTAAGGCAATATTTTTTACTGAATCTGAGAGGTCTTAAGCACACGACTATTTGCTGCATTCTCTGCATTCATCAGACACTCCCGAACTACTCCTGGAAATTTAAGACTCTAGAACATAAACTTGAAGAGATATGAACATCTGAAAGTGGCATATTGTTCCATTTCCAACTAGCGAGAGATTTATTGAAGATTTCCATTGGGtgagaaattatgaaaatgttggaattttatcaaatgagaaaaaaaaaaggcaattatCAGTTCCAGATGCCACAGATCATTCCTACAAAGTTTCAAGAGATTCTGACCGCATGGTATATACAATATACAACAAAACCTAGGtaacatgtacaaaatactgtaattgttttttaattgcACATGTTTTATAAACTCAGCGTAGATGATAGAGAGCGTTGCAGCAGCTCATGCGTCTCTCTTGGCTGCTTCATTGCCATCAGGTATTATCGGGGTGCAGTCGGCGCTCTCCTAGTTTACGACATCGCAAAGCACCTGACGTATGAGAACGTGGAGCGCTGGCTGAAGGAGCTGAGGGACCACGCCGACAACAACATCGTCATCATGCTGGTCGGAAACAAGAGCGACCTCCGTCACCTCAGAGCCGTGCCCACTGACGAGGCTAAGGCATTCGCAGGTAAATCAAGTGAAGGAGGTGTAATTA
This region of Acanthochromis polyacanthus isolate Apoly-LR-REF ecotype Palm Island chromosome 4, KAUST_Apoly_ChrSc, whole genome shotgun sequence genomic DNA includes:
- the LOC110964955 gene encoding ras-related protein Rab-11B-like; translation: MGNRDDEYDFLFKVVLIGDSGVGKSNLLSRFTRNEFNLESKSTIGVEFATRSIQVDGKTIKAQIWDTAGQERYRAITSAYYRGAVGALLVYDIAKHLTYENVERWLKELRDHADNNIVIMLVGNKSDLRHLRAVPTDEAKAFAEKNTLSFIETSALDSTNVEEAFKNILAEIYRIVSQKQIADRSAHDESPGNNVVDISVPPTTDSQKGNKLQCCQSL